In the Terriglobia bacterium genome, CCTTCCAAAACCATACACGGCGGAACAACTGCTGCGTGCTGTTCACGACCTGCTGCAAGCCGCATAGGAGTGGAAGGCTGCGCCCATTAGGATTCAACGGGCAAATAATTACGTTTCCGTAAATCCGAGTTCAGGCTTTTGACGTTTTACTGGGAGTGACCAAGTTCAATATCGGAGACCAGGTCAAGATTCTGCCGGAAGTGCAAACGCTGTTCGTGGGCGCGGAGGGCGTCATCCATGAGGTAGCAGCAAACGACCGCGGCATCAGCACACTCGATCGTTACGTCGTCATGTTTAAATGGGGCGAGAAACAGATCTTTTACGATGTGCAGTTGGCGCGGATTCAACGTTGAGGATTAACGGGCTCGCATCCAGTCGTCGATCGTCTGGGCTGCGGTCTCCGGCGATTCCGTGTCCTTCCGGCTCCGCTTGAGCGAATGATCTCCGCCTTCGACCCAAACCAAAGTTGCATGGGCGCCGATCCTGCCCACTACCTTCTCGAGCAGGTTTCGTTCGGCAAAAATATCCTTTGTGCCGCTGATAAAGAGCATCGGAATCTTCAACGCATAAAGGTGTTCATCACGGAGCTGATCTGTCTTGCCGGGCGGATGAAGCGGATAACCGAGGAATATAAGTCCCTCAACGCCGGGCGTGTCACCCGCGATATACGAGGCTACCCGGCCTCCCATCGATTTCCCGCCAATGACAATGCGTCCGGGTTTGTAATCGGTGATGACCCGTTCGATGACGGCACGATAGCGTGCCTGGAGTTTCGGCTGCGGGTCCGGAAACCGCCTTTTCGCCGCCATGTAATCGAAGTCGAAGCGGACGGAGAGGAAACCACGGCGGGCGAGTTCCGTGTGAAACCAGGTCATGAAGGGGGAGTGCATTCCCTGCCCCGCCCCATGGCCAAGGATGACCGCGGTCAGATCAACCGCGGATGAGGGTTTCAGCGCGTCGAAGGAATCATCTTTTGAGATCAAACATTCATTTTAGCGCTTCAGAGCTTCACAGCTTGCAACTTCCGGTTCGACCAGCTGCAGTCTTGCGCCGGCTCCCGATACCCGCCGCATCGGAAATTCCGCCACGTTGGCGGAATCCGACACGGTAAAGCTGGACAGACCGCGTTCTTTCGAGAAGACAAGCTTGTCTCCGGCCGAGCCGAGATCGATTTTGATCACGTCCCCCATACCGATTTGTCCCGTCGCAATGAGATTCGAAATCGGATAGACAAGATGGCGCTCAATCGCGCGCTTCAAATGGCGGGCACCGTACTTCAGATCGGTGCCTTCGCGGAGCAGGAATTCTTTCGCTTCAAGCGTGCATCTGAAAATGAATTGCTTGTCCGATTGCGACGCCATGATTCTGTTCTGGACATCATTCAACTCGATGTCCAGGATCTGCTTCAAATGCTGCTGGTTCAGCGTCCGGAAAACGACGACCTTGTCGATTCGGTTCATGAATTCCGGCGAGAACTTGCGTTTCGCAGAGTCCAGCGCGGTGTGATACATCTTTCGGTCGATTTCGGCCAGGTTGGCTTCGTCTTGACGGACGCCGGAAGTGAAGCCGATTCCGCCGCTCAGCATTTCGCTCATTTCCACTGCGCCGAGGTTCGACGTCATAAAGATCACGCAGCGAGAGAGATCCACCTTCCGATTGTCGCCGAGCGTGAGCGTGGCCTTGTCAAGGATCC is a window encoding:
- a CDS encoding alpha/beta family hydrolase; this translates as MISKDDSFDALKPSSAVDLTAVILGHGAGQGMHSPFMTWFHTELARRGFLSVRFDFDYMAAKRRFPDPQPKLQARYRAVIERVITDYKPGRIVIGGKSMGGRVASYIAGDTPGVEGLIFLGYPLHPPGKTDQLRDEHLYALKIPMLFISGTKDIFAERNLLEKVVGRIGAHATLVWVEGGDHSLKRSRKDTESPETAAQTIDDWMRAR
- a CDS encoding AAA family ATPase gives rise to the protein MVKPFVSEEVLLDPEMRSSEVLDFERRLLGKIVGQDRAVRRIVNMYQIYMAGMNMPGRPIGNLLFLGPTGSGKTRVVEASADILFGSPRAFIKIDCAEFQHSHEIAKLIGSPPGYLGHRETPPLLTQEAIDQYQNDRARFSFLLFDEIEKANDALWQLLLGILDKATLTLGDNRKVDLSRCVIFMTSNLGAVEMSEMLSGGIGFTSGVRQDEANLAEIDRKMYHTALDSAKRKFSPEFMNRIDKVVVFRTLNQQHLKQILDIELNDVQNRIMASQSDKQFIFRCTLEAKEFLLREGTDLKYGARHLKRAIERHLVYPISNLIATGQIGMGDVIKIDLGSAGDKLVFSKERGLSSFTVSDSANVAEFPMRRVSGAGARLQLVEPEVASCEALKR